The nucleotide window CCTTCTGTTCAGCGGCGGAAAACGGTTAAGGCCGCTGTTGATGATTCACAGTGCCAGGCTTTGCGGTTATCATGATGAATTCGAAATAGTATTTTCCACAATTTTTGAATATCTTCATGCTGCTACCCTGTTACACGATGATGTGGTGGATGAGGCTGATATCAGGCGCGGGAAAAAAGCCGCCCACACCAAATGGTCTGCAGCCAAAGTGGTGCTGACAGGAGATTTTCTTTTGGCCAGGGCTCTTGAAATTGCGGCAAAGACACGAGAACCGGATATCATCAGTATCATTGCAAAAATTACCAGGGACATGTCCCAGGGGGAAATCGACCAGCTGGGAAAAAAAGGGAAATCAGATCTTTCAGAACATGAATATCTTGAGATTATTGAAAGAAAAACAGCAGTTCTGATTCAGGGCGCCTGTCAAAGCGGTGCCATTCTTGCCAAGGCACCAAAAGAAAAACAAGAGGCATTGAACCAATACGGGTTTCATTTGGGAATGGCTTTTCAGATGGCTGATGATCTTTTGGATTACACGGCAAGCGCCAAGCAACTGGGAAAAAATCCAGGGGCGGACATGCGGGAGGGAAAGCTGACCCTGCCGCTGATCCACACTCTTGCCAACGCTTCTCCAGAGGATAAGGCGTGGATAAAAGATGCCATAGCCGAGACAAAATTTGATTTGGATCAGTTTGAAAAACTCAAACAAAAACTGGTTGCGTATAAGGGAATAGAATATACTGAAAATCGGGCACAAGATCATATAAAAAAAGCAAAAGCCTGCCTTGATTATTTTGAAGAGTGTCCATCCAAAGAATTCTTATGTCTGGTTGCAGACTATGCCATTGAAAGAAAGGTTTGAAAAGGATGTTTAAGAAAACAGCAGCTGTCGGTTTCATGGTTTTATTCATCAGCAGCATCAGTATGTCAATATGCTTTGCTGCAAAAGATTCCGGGGTTTTAACGGGTGTGACCACAGCCAGAAGCATGGTGATTGATAATAATCTTCAGCAGGCCAGGCAGAAAGCAGTATCAGATGCCCTGGAAGTTGCTCTGCAAAATGCCTTTGCCGAACTTGTATCCAGACAAATTTTTGCTGCCAACCTTGATTTTTTTTACGACCGGGTGCTTTCCCATACGTCGGATTATATTGTTACATATCGGGTGCTTGGCGGCATTGAGAGCAATGACTATTATCTGGTGGGGGTTGAGTCCAAAGTCGATCTTGCACGACTTGAAAAAACATTGACCAATGCCGGGATACTCAATGCAAGTCAGGATAAACCCGTGATCCTGTTTTTTATTGCGGAAAAAACCCCGTCTGATCTTCTGCCAAAATATTGGTGGGGGAAAAATCCCATTCCTTATCAGTCTGTTGCAGAACAAACGATTATAACCGAAATGACGGGGGAGCAAGACAGATTTATTATTATTGGCAATGGCAAGGACCGTCCCGACCCTTCTTTGTATAATATCAGGTTTGATTCCATTTACGACACGGCAGCAGCCAGAAAGCTTGGCAAAGAAATGAAAGCCGACATGATTGTTTTCGGCAAAGCCGTTGCATCAGAAGCCATTAACCGAATGGGTGATGAAAAAACCTTTCATGCCGAAATAAATCTTGAAGGATATAACCTTGAAACCGGACAAAAAGTTATTAACTCACAATTACAGGCCGTGGTTAAAAACAATATGGCACAGCAAGGAAATGTTCAGGCGCTTGTTAAGGCCGCCCGTTTGTCAGCCAGGGATCTGGGTGACAAAATCAATGAATACTGGACCCGGAATTTGAGAAAAGAGCATACCTTTGATGTCAGGATGGAAGGGGCTCAGTTTCTGCCGCGGTTTATCGCATTAAAGCAACGATTGAAACAAATACCTGGGATTGAAAACATGCAGCCCAAAGAGAATGGATCAAGTTATGCGATAATGGAGGTCTTTTATAAGGGGCGATCTTCTCAGTTTGCCGATGCCGTCATGCTGAAAACCTTTGATTCGTTTGGGTTGGAAATTTCAGATGTGACTGAGGATCATGTGAATATCAAGTTTATTGAAAAAGAGCAGTCTCTTTTGTCGGATGATTCCCAAGGCCTGGAAAATCCGATTGACATAAATCAGGTTGAGGAAAATCAGATTACAGGAGAATAAGCGGTATAAAAGAATGCATATAAAGGACGATTCCCTGAATTGATAATATGCAACTGCTTACAACAAAATTTCATATTCCCGGATTTAAGGCTGATGCCGTTGTATCACGTCAAAGAATCCGCCGTCTTATTGATGAAAACAGTTCTATTGTGATCCTCTCCGCTCCTGCGGGATTCGGGAAAACCACATTGCTCAGTGAATGGGTGGAACATTGCAAAACCCTTGTGGCATGGGTTTCCCTTGAACAAAGTGAAAATATTCCCAATGTTTTCTGGAGGTATATGATCACGGCGGTTGCATCTGTTTTGAACCGTTGCGGTCAAAATTCACTGGAACAGATCAAATCTTCCGGAACATCTTTAATTGAAAACATTCTGATCGAAATGATCAATGAGATTGCCGCAGAGGGAACAAAATTCACCCTTGTTCTGGATGATTTTCATGTTATCTCAGATGGAAAAATCCATGAAGGGATGGAATTTTTAATGGATCATCTGCCGTCCAATATGCGGATGATCATTGCAGGCAGGGAAGCTCCCCGGCTTTCAATTTCAAAATTCCGGTTGTCGGGAAAACTGGTTGAGATAAATGCCCTGCAATTTCGTTTTAATACTCATGAAACCGAAGATCTGCTGAACAAAATCCATGGTCTTGACCTGACCCAAAAAGATGTTGTTTCTCTCACAAAGAAAACCGAAGGTTGGATTGCAGGACTTGTGCTTGCGATTCTGTCGATGAAGGAACAGAAGAATAAGCGGTCATTTATAGATGATTTTACCGGAAGTCACAGGTATATAATTGATTATCTGGTTGAGGAGGTTTTGTCCGGCCTTGGGGATGAGATCAAAAATTTCATGCTTAAGATCTCGATCCTGGAAAGATTCTGCTCCGAATTGTGCCGGGCTGTGACAACAAATCCCGACAGCCGCAGAATTCTGATGGCCATGGAGCAGAATAACCTTTTTCTGATTCCATTGGATAACAACAGGGAGTGGTTCCGTTATCACCATCTGTTCAGAGAGTTTCTCTTGAAGCATCTCATGGAAAAAGATCCCGGCAAGGTAAAGCATCTCCATGCAAATGCTTTTGTCTGGCTGAAGGATCAAGGGGGGGTGAGCGAAGCGTTTCATCATGGAGTGCTGGCAAAAAATTACAGGGCTGCAGCAGACCTGCTTGGGCAAAATGCGCCTGAGCTGTTCAGCCGGTCCGGCGGATTTGTTTTGAAAACTCTTATTGAGCGTCTGCCTGAAACCATCGTCAGCAATAATCCTGAGTTGTGCAGTTATTCGGTGTGGCTGAATGTCCTTGCCGGTGATTTTGAATCCGTTGGTCTCCTTGGCCGGGAGGTTTTCAAAAAAGATAAAACCGTGTCAGGATTTCTTTCCCTGATAAAAGGGTATCGCTATTTCTACCAGACCGGGGAATTTGAAAAAAGCATCAAAGAGATGAAAGAGTGTCTTCAGGCCCTGCCGGAAAAAGAGGGCCTGGTCCGTGAAATGGGAGAGCTTGTCCTGGGGCTTTCCATGAAGTATAGCGGTGATATCGGATCTGCATATGAATATATCAAAAAAATATCACAAGGAGATGATATTCCTGCTTTAAGGGCCATCAGCTATGCCGATATTCTCTGTGTTATGGGGAAGCTGAATATGGCATTTTCTTTTATCGACACAACCATTGAAAAAGGAAAGAAGCGATACGGGGAAACGCTTGTGCCGGAATACGGGTTTCTTTATATCCTAAAGGCCGATATCCTGCGGGAACAAAATGAGATCGGAGAGGCATTGAAAGCATGCAAAAAAGGATTATACCTTGCCAGAAACAATGAGTATGTTGAAATCATTTTTTTGGGCAACCTGGAATATGCCAGGATTCTTGCGGCGGACGAAAACCATGAGGAATCAGAAAAAGCAATGGCGGTTTCCATTGAGGCTGCCAGGGTGAGTTCTACATGGGGAGAGTTCATGTCAAGGGCATACGAAATTCGAATGCAGATCGCCCAGGGGAATATGGATGATGCCCAAGAGCTTATCAGGAAGATAAACCTGCAGTACCTGCAATTAGATCAGAACCTGGAATTGGATCAGGATCTGGCAATTCCCTATCATAAATATCATCTGTATCTCAGCCTTTGCAGGTATTGGCTTTGCAAAAAGCAGACCAGACATGTACATGGGATCACTGACGCCATGATCCGGGAGGATCTGCCGGTCAAGGGAAACGGGCGGTTGATTGAATGTTACGTCCTTAAGGCGATTGCATATCATGTGGAAAATGATATGGATAATGCCCTTAAAATTTTAAAAAAAGCATTTGTGCTTTCTGAAAAACAAGGTCAGGTAAGGGTTTATATTGACGAAGGGGAAGCTATTCTGACCTTGTTCAAACAAGCTTTGAAGCGGGGGATATTGCCGGAGTATCTGAAAAAATATATTGACCGTCCCAAAGGCAGTTGTGAACTTAGATCTGTGATGATCAATGAATTTAAAGAGACGTTTAATGACCGTGAAATCGAAGTTCTCAAATTGATGAAAAAAGGAGGCTCAAACCAGGATATAGCCGACACTCTTTTTCTTTCGGTCAATACCGTGAGGTGGTATGCAGGTCGTATTTTTGCAAAACTCAATGTGAAAAGACGGGGAGAAGCAGTTGCCTTTGCTGAAAAGTATGAGCTGATCTGACAAGTCGACAAGTCGACGGACTTTAAAAAAAGCTTTTAATTTCAAGGCTGATGCGGTCTTCCTTTTGATATTGCCACATCAGGCTGTCTTTATCCCTGGCATTGAAAACGGTATAATCAGCTATTATTTCAAGGCTGTCAGTCAGGTCATAGGTGAGTTGAAACCGATGGAACCTGTCTTTTTTTTGGACATGGCAATAAAAGTTATACTCAAAATCCAAGGTCTGATTTAAAAAATCTTTTTGAAACATATAGTAAAAAGCCGAATCTTTTTCATCACAATCTTGTGTCAGGCCTGATCCCCCTGAACGGATATGCCGGTTGGACAGCTCCACACTCATTTGGTATCGATCATTTGCATTGTATTCAACACCGATTGCAGCATCAATCACGTCTTTTTTTTCAACCCGAAAAAGCCCGTCTGCATCATTTCCCTGCAAGGCAAATCCAAACTTATATGCCAGTTCCATCTTGAACAAAAACTGCTGCCATGCATGGCTCAATGCCGCTCCCGCCATGGTGTAGGCGGGGTATGTCTTGGTTGCCACCGGTTTTGCATCCAAATCATATCCCTGATACGCATACCGGGCTGAATTGGAAAAAAACCGGCCGGCCATAAGGGAGACATCGGTCTTTGAAATAATTTTATCGATTTTCACCCCGAACTCAGAGTCGCCGAATTGGGGAGACTTTTCCAGGACGACAATCGTGTCTTGGCTTTCAGGCGCTCTGTCATACCTGGAATTTGTGGCCGGCTCCCGGTCTGTTTCCGGCAGGGGGCTGTAAAACAAAAAGGTATTAAAATAACGGGAATAAAAATTTCCCGAAATCATGAACTGGCCGAGCCTGGCATCTTCAAGCCGGATAAAGATGAATTCCGAAAGATCCCGTGCAGATACCACATCGGTTATGGCCACTGTATCCGCTTTTCCCCAGACATTGATCTGGTGACCGATTTTCAGGCTGAAATTGTCATATCCTGCCTGGACAAAAGCTTGTCTGACCCAAGCATCAACCAGCACATCACGTTCTTCGGCATCTGCCCTGTGATCGGTTTTCGGATGAACACTGCACTTGCCGTCAAATTTTAAGAAAAGATAATCCCGGAACAGGGTGTCGTATTCAAGGCGGACAAAAACGTTATTATCAATGATTTTCGGACCTGCTTCCACCCCGTGGGAAAACCTATATCCCAACGTGACGGTGGATTCTTCAAAAAAATGATCCGTCCAGGTTGGTTCCGGGTGCAGGGGATCATCCGGGGTCAAATGAGTTTTGTCTTCCATGTCCGGCAAATCTTCTTCTTGAAAGATGATCTGTTCATCATCGGTGTCAAACTGACTTTGGGCATAAGCTCTGCCGGCAAGTCCCGGGATAAAATCGGCAATAAGACCGGCAATAAAAAAACAGATCAGGCAGACAAACAGAAATAAACAGGGTACAGGGGGAAAAATCTTGTCCCTTGCAAGCTTCATTACAGCCTCCGATCTATCAATAAGCAGCCTGGTATTTTTTCAGGTTGCTTTCCCGGAACGCACCGTCGATAAGAGTTCTAACCGTTAAAAAGTCATCGTCCACCGGCAGATTCAAGGCGATCTTTTCATAGCTCATTACGGTTCTGCGGTGGGTCTCAAGATTGAGAACCATAATCTGCATTGGCACCAGGATATTGTTGATCTTTGTAATCTTGCCAAAATAGAACCGTTTGAATTTTTTACCCTGGCGGTTATAGAGGATGGATTTTAAAATCAGATTCCGGTCCTTATCCACCCAATCCAGGGCTTTTGAGTAATTGCTTTTGATCGCCCTCTCTTTTACCGGCACGGATTCAATCACATAACAGGCTCTGTTTGCATAGGTTTCTTCACCCAGGAGCCGATAGGTATAATCATCAATATGCCTTTTTTCCATATCTTCATAACTGAGTTCAGAGCCGAAAAAACTGCCGGTTTTCGGTTCTTGCTCATTGCCGGATACAATTCGTTTGACCTTTCCCAGGGCGGACAGGTAAAGCCACTGGTCAGTCTCTTTGCCTTTTTGCTCATAATCGTATTGCAAAAAACTGATCCCCTTTTCTCCGGCAGGTTCAATGATAATGGTGACGGTTTTATGGTCCTTTTCCCTGGGGCCGTAGTCTTTTCTGACCATATCCATGATTTTTACCCTGGGATTGGATTTGCAGACAATTGTTTTGTCTTTTTTTACAACACCGCAGGTGGACAGCCTGACCCGCCCGATCTCTGTGGTTCCGTCATCCCTGTCCAGGACGCTTTGAACAATTTGCCTGGCCTCGCCGGTCAGACCGTCTGAAATAAAAAGCACTGAAAGAATAAAGATCAAGCCAAGGATTCGCATCTGTCCACCTCTTTTAAAGTTCGGTTAAAATTAACATTACATACCCGGCACAATGCCGGCAGTAAAAAAAGATCCGATAGTAACGCCGTCAGAACGGCAATCGCGGCAAATATGCCAAAATGACTCAGTCCGTTGTGAAAGGACAGTAAAAACACCAGAAACCCCACCGAGAGAATCAATGAGGTGAACGCAATAGCCTGACCGGCTTCCCGGATCGATTGGATGGCGGCGGCGGCAATGTCTTTTGATTTTTCCATTTCAAGTCTGAAATGGGTCATAAAATGGATGGTGTCATCCACGGCAAGCCCGATGATGATCGGTGCAACCAGCAGCGTATCCGCATCCAGGGGAATATTAAAATACCCCATCAGCCCAAAAGTTGTCAGGATGGGAAACAGATTGGGGGCCAGTGCCACAAGCCCGGATTTGGACGACCCGAGAACCAGGAAAAGAATGACGGAAATCACCAGCAGCGCCAGGCCGAAACTCTTGATCTGGGCCCAGGCAATATAGTCCAGCATAATGGACAACAGCGCCATGTTCCCGGTCAACGTAACGTCCAGATCCGGGTAGGTCTGTTTGAGTCCGGCAAACCTGTGATCAATAAAGGCCTGAACTTTTTTCATGATCTTCAAAGCCTCTATGGACCCCACGTTAAGGGAATTTAGCCCGATCCTTGCCTGGGAATAATCATCAGACACCAGCCGGGTCCGGTCTTTTGGATTTGCATTCTCAAACAAGAATAATACCTGTTGTAAAATTGCTGGATCTGACGGTATGAGATATTTTTCAGGGGCATTGTCATGAAGTGCTTTATGGGATTCTTTTACCACATTCACCAGTGAAAGGGTTTTGACCACCCGGC belongs to Desulfobacula toluolica Tol2 and includes:
- a CDS encoding DUF1302 family protein, coding for MKLARDKIFPPVPCLFLFVCLICFFIAGLIADFIPGLAGRAYAQSQFDTDDEQIIFQEEDLPDMEDKTHLTPDDPLHPEPTWTDHFFEESTVTLGYRFSHGVEAGPKIIDNNVFVRLEYDTLFRDYLFLKFDGKCSVHPKTDHRADAEERDVLVDAWVRQAFVQAGYDNFSLKIGHQINVWGKADTVAITDVVSARDLSEFIFIRLEDARLGQFMISGNFYSRYFNTFLFYSPLPETDREPATNSRYDRAPESQDTIVVLEKSPQFGDSEFGVKIDKIISKTDVSLMAGRFFSNSARYAYQGYDLDAKPVATKTYPAYTMAGAALSHAWQQFLFKMELAYKFGFALQGNDADGLFRVEKKDVIDAAIGVEYNANDRYQMSVELSNRHIRSGGSGLTQDCDEKDSAFYYMFQKDFLNQTLDFEYNFYCHVQKKDRFHRFQLTYDLTDSLEIIADYTVFNARDKDSLMWQYQKEDRISLEIKSFF
- a CDS encoding outer membrane lipoprotein-sorting protein, whose product is MRILGLIFILSVLFISDGLTGEARQIVQSVLDRDDGTTEIGRVRLSTCGVVKKDKTIVCKSNPRVKIMDMVRKDYGPREKDHKTVTIIIEPAGEKGISFLQYDYEQKGKETDQWLYLSALGKVKRIVSGNEQEPKTGSFFGSELSYEDMEKRHIDDYTYRLLGEETYANRACYVIESVPVKERAIKSNYSKALDWVDKDRNLILKSILYNRQGKKFKRFYFGKITKINNILVPMQIMVLNLETHRRTVMSYEKIALNLPVDDDFLTVRTLIDGAFRESNLKKYQAAY
- a CDS encoding LuxR C-terminal-related transcriptional regulator, whose product is MQLLTTKFHIPGFKADAVVSRQRIRRLIDENSSIVILSAPAGFGKTTLLSEWVEHCKTLVAWVSLEQSENIPNVFWRYMITAVASVLNRCGQNSLEQIKSSGTSLIENILIEMINEIAAEGTKFTLVLDDFHVISDGKIHEGMEFLMDHLPSNMRMIIAGREAPRLSISKFRLSGKLVEINALQFRFNTHETEDLLNKIHGLDLTQKDVVSLTKKTEGWIAGLVLAILSMKEQKNKRSFIDDFTGSHRYIIDYLVEEVLSGLGDEIKNFMLKISILERFCSELCRAVTTNPDSRRILMAMEQNNLFLIPLDNNREWFRYHHLFREFLLKHLMEKDPGKVKHLHANAFVWLKDQGGVSEAFHHGVLAKNYRAAADLLGQNAPELFSRSGGFVLKTLIERLPETIVSNNPELCSYSVWLNVLAGDFESVGLLGREVFKKDKTVSGFLSLIKGYRYFYQTGEFEKSIKEMKECLQALPEKEGLVREMGELVLGLSMKYSGDIGSAYEYIKKISQGDDIPALRAISYADILCVMGKLNMAFSFIDTTIEKGKKRYGETLVPEYGFLYILKADILREQNEIGEALKACKKGLYLARNNEYVEIIFLGNLEYARILAADENHEESEKAMAVSIEAARVSSTWGEFMSRAYEIRMQIAQGNMDDAQELIRKINLQYLQLDQNLELDQDLAIPYHKYHLYLSLCRYWLCKKQTRHVHGITDAMIREDLPVKGNGRLIECYVLKAIAYHVENDMDNALKILKKAFVLSEKQGQVRVYIDEGEAILTLFKQALKRGILPEYLKKYIDRPKGSCELRSVMINEFKETFNDREIEVLKLMKKGGSNQDIADTLFLSVNTVRWYAGRIFAKLNVKRRGEAVAFAEKYELI
- a CDS encoding polyprenyl synthetase family protein, encoding MTKGIKQRLVEMVATDLEKIEIALEHHLNPNLELVRQIASHLLFSGGKRLRPLLMIHSARLCGYHDEFEIVFSTIFEYLHAATLLHDDVVDEADIRRGKKAAHTKWSAAKVVLTGDFLLARALEIAAKTREPDIISIIAKITRDMSQGEIDQLGKKGKSDLSEHEYLEIIERKTAVLIQGACQSGAILAKAPKEKQEALNQYGFHLGMAFQMADDLLDYTASAKQLGKNPGADMREGKLTLPLIHTLANASPEDKAWIKDAIAETKFDLDQFEKLKQKLVAYKGIEYTENRAQDHIKKAKACLDYFEECPSKEFLCLVADYAIERKV